The Rhodobacter sp. genome segment TGGGCGAGGATCACCTGCGCTCCGAGGTTGCGCTGCGGCCTGGCGGACAGATCACCGTCAACGGCGCGCCGCTGCCGTTCTGAGCGTGCACAGCGCCCGCCATATCCAGATCGTCGGCTGCCATGCCGAGGGCGAGGTGGGCGATGTCATCACCGGCGGCGTCGCCCCGCCGCCGGGGGACACCCTGTGGGATCAGGCCCGATGGATCGCCCGCGACGGCGGCTTGCGCGATTTCGTCCTGAACGAACCTCGCGGCGGCGTGTTCCGGCATGTGAACCTGCTGGTGCCAGCCAAGGACCCGCGCGCCCATATGGGGTTCATCATCATGGAACCCGCGCACACGCCGCCGATGTCGGGATCGAATGCGATCTGCGTGGCGACGGTGCTGCTGGAAACCGGCATCGTGCCGATGGTGGAGCCCGTGACCGAGCTGATGCTCGAGGCCCCCGGAGGACTGATCCCGGTGCGCGCGGATTGCGCCGCAGGCCGGGTCGAGCGGGTGCATGTGCGCAACGTCCCCAGCTTCGCGGCCCGGCTCGACGCCCGGCTCGAGGTGCCGGGCCTGGGCACGCTGACGGTGGACACGGCCTATGGCGGCGACAGTTTCGTGGTCGTGGACGCCGGGGCGCTGGGCTTTGACCTGACACCCGACGAGGCCCGCGACCTGGCCGAACTGGGCGTTCGCATCACGTCGAACGCGAACAAGCAACTGGGCTTTCACCATCCGCGCCACCCCGACTGGACGCATCTGTCGTTCTGCCTGTTCGCCGGCCCCCTGCTGGACGGCCATCGCACCCGCCACGCCGTCGCCATCGAACCGGGCAAGATCGACCGCTCCCCCACGGGAACGGCCGTCTCGGCGCGCCTGGCGTTGCTGGCCGCGCGCGGGGTGGCTGGGCCCGGTTTCACGCTGACCGCGCAGTCGCTGATCGGGTCGCGGTTCCAGGGCACGATCCTGGACCGCGGGCTGATGGGCGATCAACCCGTGATCACGCCCGAGATCAGCGGCCGCGCCTGGATCACCGGCACCTCGCAACTGATGCTCGACCCACGCGATCCCTGGCCACGCGGCTACCGGCTGTCGGATACCTGGCCCGGGGCATGAGCGCCGTAAGGTGCGTGCTCGCACGCACCCTACCAGGGCCATCTTGATTTCGCGGCGGGGCTCTGCTATCGGCCCCTCATGTTCACGCAAGCGACCCTCAAGCGCACCGAGAAAACCACCGCTCCGGCGGGGGTCCTAAGGGTGTGTGCGGTCGTGCGGCCGAACTGAAGCCCGAAGCCCCGCCGGTAACCGGACGGGGCGCGCCAGGCAGGAAACCGGTCCCCGTCCTCTCATGGAGAACGACGATGACCGACCTTTCGCCCCCCCTCGCCCGCGCCGCCGATCCGCTGCGCATCAATCGCCGCCTTCCCGCCCATCCCGTGGTCGCCATCGTCGGTGCGACCGGCGCGGTCGGGATCGAGCTGATCGAAAGCCTGACCGCCCGCGACTTCCCCGTCGCCGCGCTGCGGCTTCTGGCCTCGGCCCGGTCGGCGGGCACACGGCTGACGTTCCGCGGCCGCGAACTGGTCGTGCAGGCCCTGACCGAGGACAGTTTCGCCGGCGTCGATGTCGCGTTCTTCTCGGCCGGTGCGGCGGTCTCGCGCGACTTTGCGCCGCTCGCCGTTCGGGCCGGCGCGGTGGTGGTGGACAATTCCTCGGCCTTTCGCATGGCGCCCGAGGTGCCCCTGGTCGTCCCCGAGGTGAACGCCCCGGCCATGGACCAGCACGCCGGAATCATCGCCAATCCCAACTGCGTCGCGGCGATCCTGACCGTCGCCCTTGCGCCCCTGGCGCAGGCGGCCCGCATCCGGCGCCTGAACGTGGCAACCTATCAGGCGGCTTCGGGCGCGGGCGCGGCGGCGATGGAGGAGCTGCGCCAGGCGACCGGCGCCTATCTCGACGGGCGCGCCTTTTCGCCGCGTGTCCTGCCCCATCCCTATGCCTTCAACATGTTCAGCCACAACGCCGCCGTGGACCCTGACACCGGCTACAACGGCGAAGAAGAGAAGGTCATCGCGGAAACCCGTCGCATTCTGGGCCGCCCGGATCTGCCGGTCAGCATCACCTGCATCCGCGTTCCCGTGTTGCGCGCGCACGGCATGGCCGTCACCGTCGAATTCGACGCGCCGCTGTCGGTCGCCGAAGCCCGCCGCCGGATTGCCGCCGCGCCCGGTCTTCGCCTGGTCGATGACCGCGCGGCCAACCATTTCCCGATGCCGGTCGAAGCCAGCGGGCAAGAGGACGTGCTGGTCGGCCGTCTGAGGCAGGACCTGGGCGATCCGTCGGGCCGGTCGCTGGCGCTGTTCGTGGTGGGCGATCAGTTGCTGAAGGGCGCGGCCCTGAACGCGGTGCAGATCGCCGAGGCGCTGTTGCCGCGCTGACCCTGCACCCTGGCGCGTGCAGCGCGGCCGTCGCGCGCCAGGGCCAAAGCCGGCTCAGGCCCTGACGAAACAGGTTACCTGGTCGATGGTTTCGACCGGCGTGAACCCTGCCGCGCGCAGATCGGATTCCAGCGCGGCCTGATCCCGGTCCCCGCCCGGATAGACGCCCGGGTGCAGTTCCATCACGATGACCGAGAACCGCGCCAAAGCCGCCTGTTCCGCGTGGCACAAAGCCAGTTCGGCCCCCTCGATGTCGCAGATCAGCGCCGCCGGTCCGTCGTCGGGGAACCCCTCCATCAACCGGGTCAAGGTGGTGGTGGGCACGTCGTTGCCGTCTTCGCCGGGCTGGGCAACGTGGCCGACATGGGCGTTGTGCCCGGTGGCAAAGCGGACAAAGGGCGCGCCGGAATAATCGACCGCCGCGTGCACCGCCAGCGCCGCGCCGGGCAACGCCCCGCGCGCGGCATTGGCGCCGCACACCGGAACCAGCGCCTTTTCGGCCTCGACCACGATCTGCCGTGCCTCGGGGCCGATCACGCTGCGGGTCAACGCCGAGATCACGCCCACGCAGCCGCCCAGTTCGATCACATGCGTGCCGGGGGTCACGTATTTGCGGATCAGCGTGGCTTCGCCCACCTCGTAGGGAACCTTGCGCGTCAGGTTGTATCGCATCGACAGGTCCGACCCCTTGGGCACATGAACCTCGACGCCGTAAGGGTGAAACACCTCGGTCGAGACGCCCAGGCGATCCAGCAGCCACAGGATTGCCGTGCGGCGCTGACGTTTCATGAATTTCATAGCCGTGCTCCGATGTTCGGACGGTTCAGTTGGGCCTGGGTGATGCCGCGCAGATACCCCCAGCGTTCGGCCCGCGCCGGGGCCGACACCCAGGTCCGCGGCGACAGCGCGCGCGGAATGGCGCGCACCAGGGTCTTCACATAGGCGCCGGTTCGGCCATGCTTGCGCGAGGCGTAGATCCGCGACCAGCCGAAATGCCACGCCTTGAACCCTTCGATCCGCGGGTCGGGGGCCGATCCACCGCCGCCGGTATGCGTGACCAGCGCGGCGCGGGCCAGTCGCAGGGTTCCCAGGCCGCGCAGGCGCAGGGACAGGTCGTCGTCCTCGAAGAACAGGAAAATCGCGGGATCAAAGCCGCCCACTGCCTCGAACGCCGCGCGGCGCACGAAATAGGCCGCACCCGACAGGACCGGCAGCGCGCAATCGGCGGCGGGCGTTCCCTTAGGCATCCATTGGCTGCGGGGCAGCAGATGGCAACTGCGCTTGAAGGCCCCCTGCCCGGCGTCGTCCTGAAAGCGCGGGTTGAAGGCGACGGCCTCAGGGTGGGCATCGGCGGCGGCGATCAACTGGTCCAGCGTATCGGGCGCCAGGCGGGCATCGGGGTTCAGAAACAGCAGGAATTCGCTTGTCACACCGGCGGCGCCGCGATTGCAGGCGGGGCCAAAACCCTCGTTCGCGGGATTTTCGATCAGCGAGACACCGGGACGATCCGCCAGCGCGCGCAACGCGGCGCGATCGCGCGAGGCGTTGTCCACGATCACGCAGGGCGTCCCGTCCGGCAACGAGTCCAGCATGGCGCCCAGCACGCCGCTGCTGTTGTAGGCCACGGTAACGACCGTCACGCGATGCTGCGAAAGTGGCACCTGATCCTCATGCATGGACCCCCCGGTGTCGCCACCGGGGGGCTTTGAGTCATACGCCAGGGCCGATCACTCGGCGCTGTCGTCCTTCTTCTCGGCGGCGAGTTCCTCGCCGGTTTCCTGATCGACCATCTTCATCGCCAGGCGGACCTTGCCGCGATCGTCGAAGCCCAGCAGCTTGACCTTAACCTCCTGGCCTTCCTTCAGCAGGTCGGACGGGTGGTTCAGGCGCTTGTTGGCGATCTGCGACACGTGGACCAGGCCGTCGCGCTTGCCGAAGAAGTTCACGAAGGCGCCGAAATCGACGATCTTCACCACGGTGCCGGTGTAGATCTTGCCGACCTCGGGCTCGGCCACGATCGAATAGATCATGTCGTGGGCCTTCTTGATCGCATCGGCGTCGTTCGAGGCGATCTTGATGGTGCCGTCGTCGTTGATATCGACCTTGGCGCCCGACACTTCGACGATCTCGCGGATCACCTTGCCGCCCGAACCGATCACTTCACGGATCTTGTCGGTCGGAATGGTCATCGTCTCGATCTTGGGCGCATACTGGCTGAAGCCCGACGGCGCCGACAGCGACTTGGACATCTCGCCCAGGATGTGCATCCGGCCGGCCTTGGCCTGAGCCAGGGCCTTTTCCATGATCTCGGGCGTGATGCCGGCGACCTTGATGTCCATCTGCAGGCTGGTGATGCCGTTCTCGGTGCCCGCGACCTTGAAGTCCATGTCGCCGAGGTGATCCTCGTCGCCCAGGATGTCGGACAGGATCGCGAAGCGGCCGTCCTCTTCCAGGATCAGGCCCATCGCCACGCCGGCGACCGGCGCTTTCAGCGGCACGCCCGCATCCATCATCGACAGCGAACCGCCGCAGACCGTGGCCATCGAGCTGGAGCCGTTCGATTCCGTGATCTCGGACACGACGCGGATCGTGTAGGGGAAATCGGTCGCGGCGGGCAGCACGGCCTGCAAGGCGCGCCAGGCCAGCTTGCCGTGGCCGATCTCGCGGCGGCCCGGGCTGCCCATGCGGCCCACTTCACCGACCGAATAGGGCGGGAAGTTGTAGTGCAGCAGGAAGTTGGCCTTGTAGGTGCCGGTCAGCGCGTCGATGAACTGTTCGTCATCGCCGGTGCCCAGCGTCGCCACGCACAGCGACTGGGTTTCGCCGCGGGTGAACAGCGCCGACCCGTGGGCGCGCGGCAGGACCGAGGTTTCCGACACGATCGGGCGGATATCCGTGGTCGAGCGGCCGTCGATGCGGGGCGCGCCGTTGATGACGTCACCGCGCAGGATCGACGCCTCCAGCTTTTTCATCGCGGTGTCGAGCTGCGGATCGGCCAGTTCCTCGTCGGTGAGCTGGGCCTTGATCGCGGCGCGGGTTTCCGAGATGGCGTTGACGCGGTCCTGCTTGTCCTTGATGCCGAACGCGGCGCGCATCTGCGGTTCGCCCACGGCCTTGATG includes the following:
- a CDS encoding proline racemase family protein, yielding MHSARHIQIVGCHAEGEVGDVITGGVAPPPGDTLWDQARWIARDGGLRDFVLNEPRGGVFRHVNLLVPAKDPRAHMGFIIMEPAHTPPMSGSNAICVATVLLETGIVPMVEPVTELMLEAPGGLIPVRADCAAGRVERVHVRNVPSFAARLDARLEVPGLGTLTVDTAYGGDSFVVVDAGALGFDLTPDEARDLAELGVRITSNANKQLGFHHPRHPDWTHLSFCLFAGPLLDGHRTRHAVAIEPGKIDRSPTGTAVSARLALLAARGVAGPGFTLTAQSLIGSRFQGTILDRGLMGDQPVITPEISGRAWITGTSQLMLDPRDPWPRGYRLSDTWPGA
- a CDS encoding aspartate-semialdehyde dehydrogenase, yielding MTDLSPPLARAADPLRINRRLPAHPVVAIVGATGAVGIELIESLTARDFPVAALRLLASARSAGTRLTFRGRELVVQALTEDSFAGVDVAFFSAGAAVSRDFAPLAVRAGAVVVDNSSAFRMAPEVPLVVPEVNAPAMDQHAGIIANPNCVAAILTVALAPLAQAARIRRLNVATYQAASGAGAAAMEELRQATGAYLDGRAFSPRVLPHPYAFNMFSHNAAVDPDTGYNGEEEKVIAETRRILGRPDLPVSITCIRVPVLRAHGMAVTVEFDAPLSVAEARRRIAAAPGLRLVDDRAANHFPMPVEASGQEDVLVGRLRQDLGDPSGRSLALFVVGDQLLKGAALNAVQIAEALLPR
- a CDS encoding FkbM family methyltransferase; translation: MKFMKRQRRTAILWLLDRLGVSTEVFHPYGVEVHVPKGSDLSMRYNLTRKVPYEVGEATLIRKYVTPGTHVIELGGCVGVISALTRSVIGPEARQIVVEAEKALVPVCGANAARGALPGAALAVHAAVDYSGAPFVRFATGHNAHVGHVAQPGEDGNDVPTTTLTRLMEGFPDDGPAALICDIEGAELALCHAEQAALARFSVIVMELHPGVYPGGDRDQAALESDLRAAGFTPVETIDQVTCFVRA
- a CDS encoding glycosyltransferase family 2 protein, yielding MHEDQVPLSQHRVTVVTVAYNSSGVLGAMLDSLPDGTPCVIVDNASRDRAALRALADRPGVSLIENPANEGFGPACNRGAAGVTSEFLLFLNPDARLAPDTLDQLIAAADAHPEAVAFNPRFQDDAGQGAFKRSCHLLPRSQWMPKGTPAADCALPVLSGAAYFVRRAAFEAVGGFDPAIFLFFEDDDLSLRLRGLGTLRLARAALVTHTGGGGSAPDPRIEGFKAWHFGWSRIYASRKHGRTGAYVKTLVRAIPRALSPRTWVSAPARAERWGYLRGITQAQLNRPNIGARL
- the pnp gene encoding polyribonucleotide nucleotidyltransferase, encoding MFNITKKSIQWGQEMLTLETGRVARQADGSVIATLGETSVMANVTFAKAPKPGQDFFPLTVHYQERTYAAGKIPGGFFKREGRPSEKETLTSRLIDRPIRPLFVEGFKNEVLVVCTVLSHDLVNEPDIVAMIAASAALTVSGVPFMGPIAAARVGFVDGEYVLNPDCDDMVKLRENPEQRLDLVVAGTADAVMMVESEAYELSEAEMLGAVKFAHESIQPVIGLIIDFAEECAKEPFHFEAPDYAPILARIKAVGEPQMRAAFGIKDKQDRVNAISETRAAIKAQLTDEELADPQLDTAMKKLEASILRGDVINGAPRIDGRSTTDIRPIVSETSVLPRAHGSALFTRGETQSLCVATLGTGDDEQFIDALTGTYKANFLLHYNFPPYSVGEVGRMGSPGRREIGHGKLAWRALQAVLPAATDFPYTIRVVSEITESNGSSSMATVCGGSLSMMDAGVPLKAPVAGVAMGLILEEDGRFAILSDILGDEDHLGDMDFKVAGTENGITSLQMDIKVAGITPEIMEKALAQAKAGRMHILGEMSKSLSAPSGFSQYAPKIETMTIPTDKIREVIGSGGKVIREIVEVSGAKVDINDDGTIKIASNDADAIKKAHDMIYSIVAEPEVGKIYTGTVVKIVDFGAFVNFFGKRDGLVHVSQIANKRLNHPSDLLKEGQEVKVKLLGFDDRGKVRLAMKMVDQETGEELAAEKKDDSAE